CTTCACCCATTACTACAATTCCTCTCGTGCCCATATCCATAATATTGGAAGAAGTGTCCGTGTCATTGAGAGTGATTGTTGCTTTGTGCGTAAATTTTTCAGTCTCTGATCCAATTTGGAAGGTTCCGTGAATCATAATATTCTTGGCTGTCAAAGAAATGTCTTGTTTGGCAAATTCTAATATTCCATCTATTTGCATTGCGCCTAATTTGGGCGGATTCACATCTAGAATAATATACTTTCCTGAGGGGATAATAACATTTTCTCCTTCAGTTGGGACAGAGCCTGAATTCCAACTTGACGGATTAGACCAATTTTCCGCACGTAAGAAACTGTTTGAGTTTAGATGAAAAAATGAAAGGAGTAAACTAGTAAACGAAAAGTTCGATTTATTTTTTTGGGAATCTAAAATTGATTTTACCAAAATACAATTTAAATTTAGAATAAAAATGATTAGAATTAAGTTTCGAAAGATTGAAAATGGGTGTTTTAGAATTTTAGATTTCATTTGTTCTCCTTTCCTAAAAATATTAACAAATAGAGACATTTATTTTTCAATAAATCTAATATTTATATACCCTTCGCCAGAAGTGATTTCCCGTTTTGTAAAAAATAGGGTATTCCCAAACGCCAAAAACAGTGATAGCGAGGTTCATATAAAAACGAATGGGTAATTTCTTTTTGCATTTGGTATCCCATTTCTCATAAATAAGTTCCGCTATTTTTCACAAAAGGAAATACTTTCGTGGGTATATAAATATTTGCGACATTCTTTAGACGTTCTCCTTCGCCAATAGATAATGAAATCTCGGCAGTGACTTGTGAACCGAAAGCGAAGTTTTTTCTTGCTTAACATAGCTCATGTAAAGTAGGATTCGAGAGATTTAAATTGAGTCGTATTAAGCTCGATTTATTTTATCTGATTCGTTTGAAATTAGTTTGCGATACTGGGTCAAGAATGATTTTCTTTCTATCTTCGATCAGAAATTTTTAATTGCATTCAATTTACCACCTAGACTTCTTCATAAAAGCAGAGATACATCACCCAAAGTTCAAATGAAATTGATAGTATCCTTGCTACCTGTAGTTGCGGCAATTAAAGAGAAACCTCTTTGTAGAGCAGGAAAATTTTTACTTGCAAATAGTTTTGTTATAAATAGTTTAACGTTACTTATGGGAAAAGTGGTATTTATTGGCTGGAGGAATTTCATTGGATTCAAGTAAACCGAATTTTATAACGCCGCTTACGGCAGAAGAATTGAGTCGTTATATCCGGCTCCTCGCTATTACAGGTAAGACTCTCTATACCAAATACCTCTACAGCCCACTCGTTTACGCTGGTTGGGAACGGCAGATGAAATACAAGGACACTGAATTCATCATGGCTCGGATTGAAGAATCCAAATCGCAAATTTCTAAACTTCATACTCTCGGTCCTCTTTGCAAACGACTCATCTCTCAATCCATGCTTGAATCTTTTTCGAGTATGGGGAATGCTTGTCTTTTTGTTTTGGATAAAATCGGCGCTGTTCATGCACTTGCAAAAAGTGAAGAAGCAATCGAGTTTGTGGATATTATCAATTCGCCGCTCAAAGAATTTAATTCTCTAAACCAACAAAAAAAAGAAGAAGTTTTCTCTGCTAAATTGGAAAACTTATCTGAAAGTGATTTTCAAACTGCTTTAAATCCAGTCGAGCTAGAAAAGCCCGAAGTCAAAGTAAAAATCCAAAAAGAAGCTCTCACTTTATTTCATAATATTTCCATATTCAGCAAACGAGATGATATACCCAGATGCCGTCGGTTAATCGCCAATTACCTCATCTATTATGCTGAGCAAGAAGAAAACAACCGAGACGAAGTGGATCGAGTCATCGAAGCACTCGAAATTAAATCCCCCGGATTTAAAAAAGAGTTAAATGACTTCATTGCCATTCAATTGTATTATCTTATCTTCAAAGGAATATCAGAAGGTGATCTAGTTAAAGCAATTCAGGGTATTCGTAAGTATGCGTTCACATTCCAAGGCGACCCAGATATAAAATACTTCCTAGAAATAGATCAACTAGAAAGTAAAATGCAAAAAGTAATCACAGAGAAAAATCTCTGGAAAGTCTTGAAATCCAAGTAATGACCCAAATGGGATGATGTTTTTGTTATTGAGTTAAATGCCATGAAACCGCATTTCTCAGTGCCTATGTGGCTAAGCTTTTATAAAATTAACTAAGGAAACTACACTATGGAAGTAATTGAATCAGAAGAAAAGGGAATTTGGATTTTGAAGGTGCAAGGAGTTATGGACGCTCATACATCGCCTAGTTTAAAAACGAAACTCGAAACCGGCATCGCTTCCGGCAAAACGAAATTAGTCGTCAACATGGAAGGTGTCAGTTATCTTTCTTCTGCCGGAGCTGGAGCACTTCTCGCAGGTTTAACCGCCGCCCGTAAGAAAACAGGCGAACTTAGAATTTGTTCCTTTCAATCTGGAGTCAAAGACGCGTTTGAAGTAATGGGATTTGCCAAAGCATTCAAAGTATTTCCGAGTCTCGAAGAAGC
This sequence is a window from Leptospiraceae bacterium. Protein-coding genes within it:
- a CDS encoding STAS domain-containing protein; its protein translation is MEVIESEEKGIWILKVQGVMDAHTSPSLKTKLETGIASGKTKLVVNMEGVSYLSSAGAGALLAGLTAARKKTGELRICSFQSGVKDAFEVMGFAKAFKVFPSLEEALKGF